One window of the Mycobacterium xenopi genome contains the following:
- a CDS encoding SAM-dependent methyltransferase, with amino-acid sequence MARNPVAQTAFGPVVLTAVEQHEPPGRRLVDDDLAGGFLPAPARLLTAATRSSVLRRLLVDTMERSGPGLWANLTCRKRYIGDKLHEALDSIDAVVILGAGLDTSAYRLARHSRIPVFEVDLPVNIARKAAALRRVFGEPPRSVRLVALDFERDDLLTALAEYGYRTDYRVFFVWEGVTQYLTENAVRAALDGLQPVASGSRLVFTYVRRDFIDGTNLYGAPTLYRRMRQRRQLWHFGLRPEEVAEFLAPFGWRLIEQVGPEQLVHRYVQPTGRNLTASEIEWSAYAEKT; translated from the coding sequence ATGGCACGAAATCCGGTAGCGCAGACCGCCTTCGGCCCAGTGGTATTGACGGCTGTCGAACAGCACGAGCCACCCGGGCGGCGGCTGGTCGATGACGATCTGGCGGGTGGGTTTCTGCCGGCGCCGGCGCGGCTGCTCACCGCTGCAACCCGCTCGTCGGTGCTGCGCCGACTACTGGTGGATACGATGGAGCGTTCCGGCCCTGGACTGTGGGCCAATCTGACCTGCCGTAAGCGCTACATCGGCGACAAGCTGCACGAAGCGCTGGACAGCATCGACGCGGTCGTCATCCTGGGAGCTGGGCTGGACACCAGCGCCTACCGGTTGGCGCGGCATAGCCGCATTCCGGTCTTCGAAGTGGACCTTCCGGTCAACATCGCGAGGAAGGCGGCGGCCCTGCGCCGGGTGTTCGGCGAGCCGCCACGATCAGTTCGGTTGGTGGCGTTGGATTTCGAGCGCGACGACTTGCTCACGGCACTGGCCGAATACGGCTACCGGACGGACTATCGCGTGTTCTTCGTCTGGGAAGGGGTAACCCAGTACCTCACCGAGAATGCCGTACGCGCGGCGTTGGACGGACTGCAGCCTGTTGCGTCGGGTAGCCGTCTGGTGTTCACCTATGTCCGCCGCGACTTCATCGACGGGACCAATCTGTATGGCGCGCCCACGTTGTACCGGCGGATGCGGCAGCGTCGGCAATTATGGCACTTCGGATTACGGCCCGAAGAAGTAGCGGAGTTTCTCGCCCCGTTCGGCTGGCGGCTGATCGAGCAGGTCGGACCCGAGCAGCTGGTTCACCGCTATGTTCAGCCGACGGGCCGCAACCTCACCGCCTCCGAGATCGAATGGTCGGCGTACGCCGAGAAGACGTAA
- a CDS encoding ribonuclease J encodes MNEDLAPPGPLAPGGLRVTALGGISEIGRNMTVFEHLGRLLIIDCGVMFPTHDEPGVDLILPDLRHIEDRLDDVEALVLTHAHEDHVGAIPFLLKLRPDIPVVGSKFTLALVAAKCREHQLKPVFVEVSEGQHTTHGVFECEYFAVNHSIPDSLAIAVYTGAGTVLHTGDIKLDQLPLDGRPTDLPGMSRLGDAGVDLFLCDSTNSEIPGVGPSESEVGPTLHRLIRGADGRVIVACFASNVDRVQQIIDAAVALGRRVSFVGRSMVRNMGIARDLGYLRVADSDLIDISVAETMRPEQVVLITTGTQGEPMSALARMSRGEHRSITLTAGDLIVLSSSLIPGNEEAVYGVIDELSKIGARVVTNAQARVHVSGHAYAGELLFLYNGVRPRNVMPIHGTWRMLRANAALAARTGVPQESILLAENGVSVDLVAGKARIAGAVPVGKMFVDGLITGDVGEITLGERLILSSGFIAVTVVVRRDTGRAAAPPHLHSRGFSEDPKALEPAVRKVEDELDLLAEENVTDPIRIAQAVRRTVGKWVGETYRRQPMIVPTVIEI; translated from the coding sequence GTGAACGAAGACCTCGCCCCGCCAGGTCCTCTCGCCCCTGGCGGTCTGCGGGTCACCGCGCTCGGCGGCATCAGCGAAATCGGCCGCAACATGACGGTTTTCGAGCATCTGGGCCGGTTGCTGATCATCGACTGCGGGGTCATGTTCCCCACCCACGACGAACCCGGTGTCGACCTGATCCTGCCGGACCTGCGCCACATCGAAGACCGGCTCGACGACGTCGAGGCGCTGGTGCTCACCCACGCGCACGAGGACCACGTCGGAGCCATCCCTTTCCTGCTCAAGCTGCGGCCCGACATCCCGGTGGTCGGCTCGAAGTTCACGCTGGCGCTGGTCGCGGCGAAATGCCGTGAGCACCAACTCAAACCGGTGTTCGTGGAGGTCAGCGAGGGCCAGCACACTACTCACGGCGTATTCGAATGTGAATACTTCGCCGTCAACCATTCCATTCCCGACTCGCTGGCCATCGCGGTGTACACCGGAGCGGGAACCGTCCTGCACACCGGCGACATCAAGCTCGACCAGCTTCCGCTCGACGGCCGTCCCACCGACCTGCCCGGCATGTCGCGGCTGGGCGACGCCGGCGTGGACCTTTTCCTGTGCGACTCGACGAACTCCGAAATCCCCGGCGTCGGGCCGTCGGAAAGCGAGGTCGGTCCCACCCTGCACCGGTTGATCCGAGGCGCCGACGGCCGGGTCATCGTGGCGTGCTTCGCCTCCAACGTCGACCGCGTGCAGCAGATCATCGACGCCGCAGTCGCGTTGGGCCGACGGGTGTCGTTCGTGGGCCGCTCGATGGTGCGCAACATGGGCATCGCCCGTGACCTCGGCTACCTGCGGGTGGCCGACTCCGACCTGATCGACATCAGCGTGGCTGAAACGATGCGGCCCGAGCAGGTCGTGTTGATCACGACCGGCACACAGGGCGAGCCGATGTCGGCGCTGGCGCGTATGTCGCGCGGCGAGCACCGCAGCATCACGTTGACGGCCGGTGACCTCATCGTGTTGTCGTCATCGTTGATACCGGGCAACGAGGAAGCCGTCTACGGCGTCATCGACGAACTTTCCAAGATCGGCGCCCGCGTTGTCACCAATGCTCAAGCGCGGGTGCATGTTTCGGGCCACGCGTATGCGGGCGAGCTGCTGTTCCTCTACAACGGGGTGCGGCCGCGCAATGTCATGCCGATCCACGGCACCTGGCGGATGCTGCGCGCCAACGCCGCTCTGGCCGCCCGCACCGGGGTGCCGCAGGAGTCGATCCTGTTGGCCGAGAACGGTGTCAGTGTCGACCTCGTTGCCGGTAAGGCCCGTATCGCGGGAGCTGTGCCGGTCGGCAAGATGTTCGTCGACGGCCTTATCACGGGCGACGTCGGCGAGATCACTTTGGGTGAACGGCTGATCCTGTCGTCAGGGTTCATCGCGGTAACCGTGGTGGTGCGGCGCGACACCGGGCGTGCGGCGGCGCCCCCGCATCTGCACTCGCGCGGCTTTTCCGAAGATCCCAAGGCGCTGGAGCCTGCGGTGCGCAAGGTGGAAGATGAGCTGGATTTGCTCGCCGAGGAGAACGTCACCGACCCGATCCGCATCGCCCAAGCGGTGCGCCGCACCGTCGGCAAGTGGGTGGGCGAGACCTACCGCCGTCAGCCGATGATCGTGCCGACCGTGATCGAGATTTAG
- the dapA gene encoding 4-hydroxy-tetrahydrodipicolinate synthase, with the protein MSTGGFDVHARLGTLLTAMVTPFAPDGSLDTAAAARLATHLVDAGCDGLVVSGTTGESPTTTDDEKLRLLRSVLEAVGDRARVIAGAGTYDTAHSIHLAKACAAEGAHGLLVVTPYYSKPPQSGLIAHFTAVADATELPVLLYDIPPRSVVPIEPDTLRALAAHPNIVGVKDAKGDLHRGGQLMAETGLVYYSGDDALNLPWLAMGATGFISVISHLAAGQLREMLSAFQSGDVATARKINVEIAPLCDAMSRLGGVTMAKAGLRLQGIDVGDPRLPQMPATPQQADELATDMRAASVLR; encoded by the coding sequence GTGAGCACCGGCGGATTCGACGTGCACGCCCGCCTGGGCACCCTGCTGACCGCGATGGTGACCCCGTTCGCCCCGGACGGCTCCCTGGACACCGCCGCCGCGGCCCGGCTGGCCACTCACCTCGTCGACGCCGGATGCGACGGCCTGGTGGTGTCCGGGACCACCGGCGAATCGCCGACCACCACCGACGACGAGAAGCTGCGGCTATTGCGGTCCGTGCTGGAAGCGGTGGGCGATCGTGCGCGTGTCATCGCCGGCGCGGGCACCTACGACACCGCGCATAGCATCCATCTCGCCAAAGCGTGCGCAGCTGAGGGCGCGCACGGCCTGCTGGTGGTTACGCCGTACTACTCGAAGCCGCCCCAATCCGGGTTGATCGCGCACTTCACTGCCGTGGCCGATGCCACCGAGCTGCCGGTGCTGTTGTATGACATCCCGCCGCGCTCGGTGGTGCCGATCGAACCCGACACTCTGCGGGCCCTCGCGGCTCACCCCAACATCGTGGGCGTCAAAGACGCCAAGGGTGATCTGCACCGTGGTGGACAGCTGATGGCCGAAACCGGGCTGGTCTATTACTCCGGTGACGATGCGCTGAACCTGCCCTGGCTGGCGATGGGAGCCACCGGTTTCATCAGCGTGATCTCTCATCTGGCCGCCGGTCAGCTGCGAGAGATGTTGTCGGCCTTCCAATCCGGGGATGTGGCTACCGCCCGCAAGATCAACGTCGAAATCGCCCCGCTGTGTGACGCGATGAGCCGTCTCGGCGGGGTGACGATGGCCAAGGCGGGCCTGCGGTTGCAAGGCATCGACGTCGGGGACCCCCGGCTGCCTCAGATGCCCGCGACCCCGCAGCAGGCGGACGAATTGGCCACCGACATGCGCGCGGCTTCGGTGCTGCGGTAG
- the thyX gene encoding FAD-dependent thymidylate synthase, with the protein MAETAPLRVQLIAKTEFLAPPDVPWSTDANGGQALTEFAGRACYQSWSKPNPKTATNASYIRHIIDVGHFSVLEHASVSFYITGISRSCTHELIRHRHFSYSQLSQRYVPERDSQVVVPPGMEDDPELEQILTRAADASRATYTELLAKLETKFADQPNAVLRRKQARQAARAVLPNATETRIVVTGNYRAWRHFIAMRASEHADVEIRRLAIACLRQLIDIAPAVFADFEITTLADGTEVATSPLATEA; encoded by the coding sequence GTGGCCGAAACGGCGCCATTGCGCGTGCAGTTGATCGCCAAGACCGAGTTCTTGGCGCCTCCCGATGTGCCGTGGAGCACTGACGCCAACGGGGGGCAAGCCCTCACCGAGTTCGCCGGCCGGGCCTGTTACCAGAGCTGGTCGAAACCGAACCCGAAGACCGCGACCAACGCCTCCTACATCAGGCACATCATCGACGTCGGCCATTTTTCCGTACTCGAGCATGCGAGCGTCTCGTTTTACATCACCGGGATTTCGCGCTCCTGCACCCACGAGTTGATCCGCCACCGCCACTTCTCGTACTCCCAGCTGTCGCAGCGCTACGTGCCGGAACGCGACTCCCAGGTCGTTGTGCCACCCGGCATGGAAGACGATCCCGAACTAGAGCAGATCCTCACCAGGGCTGCCGATGCCAGTCGGGCCACCTACACCGAACTGCTGGCCAAGCTGGAAACCAAGTTCGCCGACCAGCCCAACGCGGTGTTACGGCGCAAACAAGCTCGTCAAGCGGCTCGCGCGGTGCTGCCCAATGCCACCGAAACGCGGATCGTCGTCACCGGCAACTACCGTGCGTGGCGGCACTTCATCGCGATGCGGGCCAGCGAGCACGCCGACGTGGAAATCCGGCGGCTCGCGATCGCCTGCCTGCGCCAGCTGATCGACATCGCCCCCGCCGTCTTCGCCGACTTCGAAATCACCACCCTGGCCGACGGCACCGAGGTCGCCACCAGTCCGCTCGCCACCGAAGCGTGA
- a CDS encoding cell division protein DivIVA: MAVDACIEELTAERQVLLDEIESLKTRLKTSGDEAAALRKEVALLNDTSQSPHAMAHRMGKLLRHVVDEVTEMCAEAKAEMEALVAAIESDAEDARRKHDELLAEAEAQRSATEAECAEAKKELEAELARMRAETQSAIEDAWQKAQQERDQLLADAKREADDCREQARRVVDEANLHQIKILEQLMVVYRGLEAVPAMLESAHQEGHEPSSDGVVVPFEQKSSAG, from the coding sequence ATGGCCGTTGACGCCTGTATCGAGGAGTTGACCGCGGAGCGCCAGGTGCTGCTCGACGAGATCGAGAGCCTCAAGACCCGGCTGAAGACATCGGGCGATGAAGCCGCCGCGCTGCGAAAAGAGGTCGCGCTCCTCAACGACACCTCGCAATCGCCACACGCGATGGCGCATCGCATGGGCAAGCTGTTGCGGCATGTGGTCGACGAGGTGACCGAGATGTGCGCCGAGGCAAAAGCGGAGATGGAAGCGTTGGTCGCGGCCATCGAGTCGGATGCCGAGGACGCGCGGCGAAAGCACGACGAGCTGTTGGCAGAGGCGGAGGCGCAGCGAAGCGCCACCGAAGCCGAGTGTGCCGAAGCCAAAAAGGAACTTGAAGCCGAACTTGCCAGGATGCGCGCTGAAACACAATCGGCGATCGAGGACGCGTGGCAGAAGGCGCAGCAGGAGCGGGACCAACTGCTCGCCGACGCCAAGCGCGAGGCCGATGATTGTCGCGAGCAAGCCCGGCGCGTGGTGGACGAGGCGAATCTGCACCAGATCAAAATCCTCGAGCAACTGATGGTCGTCTACCGCGGACTCGAGGCTGTCCCGGCCATGCTCGAATCGGCGCATCAGGAGGGACACGAGCCGTCGAGCGACGGCGTCGTGGTGCCGTTCGAGCAGAAAAGCAGCGCGGGGTGA
- a CDS encoding dihydrofolate reductase codes for MGDVGLIWAQSTSGVIGRGGGIPWRLPEDQARFKQLTLGHTVVMGRRTWESLPATVRPLPGRRNVVLTRQAGYVADGAEVVRSLEDALQDGEAWVIGGAELYPLALPLASRCEVTEVDIDLARQDGDALAPVLDETWQGTTGEWLTSSTGLRYRLRSYRRCPAAVGEP; via the coding sequence ATGGGGGACGTGGGCCTGATCTGGGCTCAATCGACGTCGGGCGTCATCGGTCGCGGCGGTGGTATCCCGTGGCGGTTGCCTGAGGACCAGGCCCGCTTCAAACAGCTCACCCTGGGTCACACCGTGGTAATGGGTCGACGGACGTGGGAATCGTTGCCGGCCACGGTGCGGCCGCTGCCGGGTCGCCGAAACGTCGTACTGACCCGCCAAGCGGGCTACGTGGCCGACGGCGCCGAGGTTGTCAGATCCCTCGAAGACGCCCTGCAGGACGGCGAGGCCTGGGTTATTGGCGGTGCGGAGCTCTACCCTCTCGCCCTTCCGCTGGCATCGCGATGCGAGGTCACCGAGGTCGACATCGACCTGGCCCGCCAGGACGGCGATGCGCTGGCACCGGTGCTCGACGAGACCTGGCAAGGCACGACCGGGGAGTGGCTGACCAGCAGCACCGGGCTGCGGTACCGATTGCGTAGCTACCGGCGTTGTCCAGCAGCGGTGGGTGAACCGTGA
- a CDS encoding thymidylate synthase, which translates to MPIATPYEDLLRLVLEQGTPKSDRTGTGTRSLFGQQMRYDLSAGFPLITTKKVHVRSVVYELLWFLRGDSNVRWLQQHGVTIWDEWASPTGDLGPIYGVQWRSWPTPSGEHVDQISAALDLLRTDPDSRRIIVSAWNVGELHKMALPPCHLLFQFYVAGGRLSCQVYQRSADLFLGVPFNIASYALLTHMMAAQADLDVGEFIWTGGDCHIYDNHVEQVRLQLSREPRPYPEIVLAHRDSIFDYTYEDVVIKNYDPHPAIKAPVAI; encoded by the coding sequence GTGCCAATCGCTACGCCGTACGAGGATCTGCTACGGCTGGTGCTGGAGCAGGGCACGCCCAAGTCCGACCGCACCGGCACCGGAACCCGCAGCCTGTTCGGCCAGCAGATGCGCTACGACTTGTCGGCCGGCTTCCCGCTGATCACCACCAAGAAGGTGCACGTCAGATCGGTGGTCTACGAACTGCTGTGGTTTCTGCGCGGCGACTCCAACGTGCGCTGGTTGCAGCAGCATGGCGTCACCATCTGGGACGAATGGGCCTCTCCCACGGGCGATCTGGGGCCGATCTACGGGGTGCAGTGGCGGTCGTGGCCGACCCCGTCGGGTGAGCACGTCGACCAGATCAGCGCGGCGCTGGACCTGCTGCGCACCGACCCCGACTCGCGGCGAATCATCGTCTCTGCGTGGAACGTCGGGGAGCTGCACAAGATGGCATTGCCACCGTGTCACCTGCTGTTCCAGTTCTACGTGGCCGGCGGGCGGCTGAGCTGCCAGGTTTATCAGCGCAGTGCCGACCTGTTCCTCGGGGTGCCGTTCAACATCGCTAGCTACGCGCTGCTCACCCATATGATGGCTGCGCAGGCGGATCTGGATGTGGGAGAGTTCATTTGGACCGGCGGCGACTGCCACATCTACGATAACCACGTCGAGCAGGTGCGTCTGCAGCTCAGCCGCGAACCCCGACCATATCCGGAAATTGTTCTGGCACATCGAGATTCGATATTCGATTACACTTATGAGGACGTTGTCATCAAAAATTACGATCCGCACCCGGCGATCAAGGCCCCCGTCGCCATATGA
- a CDS encoding dienelactone hydrolase family protein, with protein sequence MPQITDTITTADGSCTVQLFTPDGDGPWPGVVMYPDAGGVRDTFRDMAAKLAGFGYAVLLPDVYYRHGHWEPFDMRTAFSDPAERKRLMSMIGSVTPDIMARDAGAFFDYLAGRSEVRGDRFGVCGYCMGGRTALVVAGRQPGRVAAAASFHGGGLATDSPDSPHLLADRIQAAVYVAGAQNDGSFTPEQAEQLDKALTAAGVEHTIETYAAEHGFAVPDNPPYDEAAAARHWAAMRDFFGAKLSG encoded by the coding sequence ATGCCGCAGATTACCGACACCATAACCACTGCCGATGGCAGCTGTACCGTCCAGCTGTTCACCCCCGACGGTGACGGGCCCTGGCCCGGCGTTGTGATGTATCCCGACGCCGGCGGGGTGCGCGACACCTTCCGCGACATGGCCGCCAAGCTGGCCGGCTTCGGCTACGCGGTGCTGCTGCCCGACGTGTATTACCGCCACGGCCACTGGGAGCCGTTCGACATGCGGACCGCGTTCAGCGACCCGGCGGAGCGCAAGCGGCTGATGTCGATGATCGGCAGCGTCACCCCGGACATAATGGCCCGCGACGCAGGCGCGTTCTTCGACTACCTCGCCGGTCGCTCCGAGGTGCGCGGAGACCGGTTCGGGGTATGCGGTTATTGCATGGGCGGGCGAACGGCTCTGGTCGTGGCCGGCCGCCAGCCCGGCCGCGTTGCGGCTGCCGCGTCGTTCCATGGCGGCGGGCTGGCGACCGACAGCCCGGACAGTCCACACCTGCTGGCCGATCGCATCCAGGCGGCCGTGTACGTCGCAGGAGCTCAGAACGACGGCTCTTTCACCCCCGAGCAGGCCGAGCAGCTCGACAAAGCGCTGACTGCGGCCGGCGTCGAGCACACCATCGAGACCTACGCCGCAGAGCACGGCTTCGCGGTCCCGGACAACCCGCCGTATGACGAGGCCGCCGCCGCGCGCCATTGGGCAGCGATGCGCGACTTCTTCGGCGCCAAGCTCTCCGGATAA
- a CDS encoding TIGR03617 family F420-dependent LLM class oxidoreductase produces MHVDAMTTPAPLSRVGDLARRAQSAGFSGLLFTETGRTAYLNAAVASQAAPGLELSTGVAVAFPRSPFVTATTAWELAEATGGKFRLGLGTQVRTHVVRRYGVPFDRPGPRLRDYVLAVKACFAAFRTGTLDHHGEFYDLDFITPQWSPGPIDAPDPKVDIAAVNPWMLRMAGEVADGVHIHPIAEPGYLARHAMPNIAAGAAKAGRTPSDIAVIVPAMTIVGDSAHERDKEREQVRASLAFYGSTPNYAFIWDEAGFEGTTARIREKQKAGDFAGMAAQITDEHLAVFATESTWDGLADALTGKYAGIATRLVLYNALTDPERVERYGEVARQISRRSAAA; encoded by the coding sequence ATGCACGTCGACGCCATGACGACCCCGGCGCCGCTGAGCCGCGTCGGCGACCTCGCCCGCCGAGCCCAGTCGGCCGGGTTCTCCGGGCTGTTGTTCACCGAGACGGGCCGCACGGCCTATCTCAACGCCGCCGTGGCCTCGCAGGCCGCGCCCGGACTGGAGTTGTCCACGGGTGTGGCGGTGGCCTTTCCGCGTAGTCCCTTCGTCACCGCGACGACGGCGTGGGAGCTCGCCGAAGCAACCGGCGGCAAGTTCCGGCTCGGTCTGGGCACCCAGGTGCGCACGCACGTCGTGCGGCGTTACGGTGTGCCCTTCGATCGGCCCGGTCCGCGCCTGCGCGACTACGTGCTCGCCGTCAAGGCGTGCTTCGCGGCGTTTCGGACGGGGACGCTCGATCACCACGGCGAGTTCTACGACCTCGACTTCATCACTCCCCAGTGGAGCCCGGGGCCCATCGATGCCCCAGACCCGAAAGTTGATATCGCGGCGGTGAATCCGTGGATGCTGCGGATGGCAGGCGAGGTGGCCGACGGCGTGCATATCCATCCCATCGCCGAGCCCGGTTACCTGGCCCGGCACGCCATGCCGAACATCGCTGCAGGAGCGGCCAAAGCCGGGCGCACACCATCGGACATCGCCGTGATCGTGCCGGCGATGACGATCGTCGGCGATAGCGCCCACGAGCGCGACAAGGAACGAGAACAGGTGCGGGCCAGTCTCGCCTTCTACGGAAGCACGCCCAATTACGCGTTCATCTGGGACGAGGCCGGGTTCGAGGGCACGACCGCCCGGATTCGGGAGAAGCAGAAGGCCGGCGACTTCGCCGGCATGGCCGCCCAGATCACCGACGAGCACCTGGCGGTCTTCGCTACCGAGTCAACTTGGGACGGGCTGGCCGATGCACTGACCGGCAAGTATGCGGGAATCGCCACCAGGCTGGTGCTGTACAACGCGCTGACCGATCCGGAGCGCGTCGAGCGCTACGGCGAAGTTGCTCGCCAAATCAGTCGCCGATCAGCCGCTGCATGA
- a CDS encoding acyl-CoA dehydrogenase family protein has protein sequence MNADLLYSDTEEALRDSVRHLLADRCPPEAVMRLYDPGPPNFSGVWKQLAADLGVAGLLVPEELGGAGAGAREAAVVMEEIGRAVAPVPYLSSAVLATVALLQAGDTETLPRLAAGEITAALAVPLSNAPGDPVTGVSTGADGLAGEVTSVAGAAEADVLVVPATGPDGLELHTVSRTAAGVAVTPVLALDMTRPLASVRFSGATSSRVATGSAEAALAAALHTGAALLASEQLGVAQWCFDTTLDYVKGRKQFGRAIGSYQAIKHRMADLWLEVSSAAAAARYAADTCARRDPDATIAAALAQAYCSDVAVHAAEECIQLHGGIGMTWEYPAHLYLKRAKSDQLALGTGYRHRATLAELVDLPRDSGS, from the coding sequence ATGAACGCCGACCTGCTGTATTCCGACACCGAGGAAGCCCTGCGCGACAGCGTCCGCCACTTGCTCGCCGACCGGTGTCCGCCGGAAGCGGTAATGCGCTTGTACGACCCTGGGCCGCCGAACTTTTCAGGTGTGTGGAAGCAGTTGGCGGCCGACCTCGGGGTGGCCGGGCTGCTGGTGCCCGAGGAGCTCGGTGGCGCGGGAGCCGGTGCCCGCGAGGCCGCCGTCGTCATGGAGGAGATCGGCCGGGCCGTCGCCCCGGTGCCATATCTGTCCAGCGCGGTGCTCGCCACCGTCGCGCTGCTGCAGGCCGGCGACACCGAAACCCTGCCGCGCCTAGCGGCTGGCGAGATCACTGCGGCGCTGGCAGTGCCGCTATCGAACGCGCCGGGCGACCCAGTCACCGGCGTCAGCACCGGTGCGGACGGTCTGGCCGGCGAGGTCACCAGCGTCGCTGGCGCAGCCGAAGCCGACGTGCTGGTGGTGCCGGCAACAGGCCCCGACGGACTCGAGCTGCACACCGTCTCGCGTACGGCGGCAGGAGTAGCAGTGACGCCGGTATTGGCGCTGGATATGACGAGACCCCTTGCCAGCGTGCGCTTTTCCGGCGCTACATCGTCGCGGGTTGCTACCGGGTCGGCGGAGGCGGCGCTCGCGGCGGCGCTGCACACCGGGGCGGCGCTGCTGGCCTCCGAGCAGCTCGGCGTCGCCCAATGGTGTTTCGACACCACGCTCGACTACGTCAAGGGCCGCAAGCAGTTTGGTCGCGCGATCGGGTCATATCAGGCGATCAAGCACCGGATGGCGGACCTGTGGCTGGAGGTGAGCTCCGCGGCAGCCGCAGCCCGCTACGCCGCCGACACCTGTGCGCGCCGTGACCCGGACGCGACGATCGCGGCGGCCCTCGCGCAGGCTTACTGCAGCGACGTGGCGGTGCATGCCGCCGAGGAATGTATTCAGCTGCACGGCGGAATCGGAATGACCTGGGAGTACCCGGCTCATCTCTACCTGAAGCGAGCCAAAAGCGACCAGCTGGCCTTGGGCACCGGTTACCGGCATCGCGCCACGCTGGCCGAATTGGTCGACCTGCCGCGCGACAGCGGGAGTTGA
- a CDS encoding acyl-CoA dehydrogenase family protein, whose product MSTDIAADLDTRVRTLLEQHNPATTDPREFLGARFDAGLAWVHFPRGCGGLELPRTFQQRVEAQLAAAGAPPPGLGRNVIGMGMAAPTIAAFGTDEQKRKFLRPLYTGEHIYCQLFSEPGAGSDLAGLATRAVRDDGDWIVNGQKVWTSMAQHAQMAILLARTDPTVPKHQGLTYFLCDMTVPGIEIRPLRQITGEAEFNEVFLTDVRVPDANRLGPEGGGWKVATTTLNNERLAIGNRPGVPREGGMIGKVTHAWRSEPALRNPAMHDQMMRLWVDSEVIRLTGERLRQRLAAGQPGPEGAGMKIAFARLAQAISGFELELHTESGLQYDDWTMRRPETVDLIGREPGYRYLRARGNSIEGGTSEILRNTIAERVLGLPPEHRVDKHVAWKDLER is encoded by the coding sequence ATGAGCACCGACATCGCCGCAGACCTCGACACCCGGGTGCGCACACTGCTCGAGCAACACAATCCGGCGACCACCGACCCCCGCGAGTTTCTCGGCGCACGCTTCGACGCCGGGCTGGCATGGGTGCACTTTCCCCGCGGGTGCGGCGGCCTCGAGCTGCCGCGAACGTTCCAGCAGCGTGTCGAGGCCCAACTGGCTGCGGCGGGTGCGCCGCCGCCCGGTCTGGGCAGAAACGTCATCGGCATGGGCATGGCGGCGCCGACGATCGCGGCGTTCGGCACCGACGAACAGAAGCGAAAGTTCTTGCGGCCGCTCTACACCGGCGAACACATCTACTGTCAACTGTTCAGCGAACCAGGCGCCGGATCGGACCTGGCCGGGCTCGCCACCCGGGCGGTTCGCGACGACGGGGACTGGATCGTCAACGGGCAGAAGGTGTGGACCTCGATGGCGCAACACGCCCAGATGGCCATCCTCCTCGCGCGCACGGACCCGACCGTGCCCAAACACCAAGGGCTGACGTACTTCCTGTGCGACATGACGGTTCCCGGGATCGAGATCCGTCCGCTGCGTCAGATCACCGGTGAAGCCGAGTTCAACGAGGTCTTTCTCACCGACGTCAGAGTCCCCGACGCGAACCGGCTCGGACCTGAGGGCGGCGGCTGGAAGGTTGCGACCACCACCCTCAACAACGAGCGGCTCGCCATCGGCAACAGGCCCGGCGTTCCCCGGGAAGGCGGGATGATCGGCAAGGTCACCCACGCCTGGCGAAGCGAGCCGGCGTTGCGCAACCCCGCGATGCACGACCAGATGATGCGGCTGTGGGTTGACTCGGAGGTCATCCGACTAACCGGTGAACGGCTGCGCCAGCGGCTGGCCGCCGGCCAGCCGGGGCCCGAAGGCGCGGGCATGAAAATCGCCTTCGCACGTCTAGCGCAAGCGATTTCGGGATTCGAGCTGGAACTGCACACCGAATCGGGCCTGCAGTACGACGATTGGACGATGCGGCGACCTGAAACCGTCGACCTGATCGGGCGCGAGCCGGGATATCGCTATCTGCGGGCCAGAGGCAATTCAATCGAAGGCGGCACGTCGGAGATCTTGCGCAACACCATCGCCGAACGGGTCCTCGGGCTGCCGCCCGAACACCGCGTCGACAAACACGTCGCCTGGAAGGACCTGGAGCGATGA